The segment CGACGGCCGGGGATTCCACTTCGATGACTTCGTTTGCAGTTTGCTCCGCAGTCTCGACCGATTGCTGTTGCGGTTTCGGCTGTTCTGGCAATTCACTTTGTACTTCAGGCCGATCCTGAGAAGCCGCTGGGATAGGTGAAACATAAGATTCCTCAGCCAGCTGCATCAGCCATCTGGCCGGATCGGTGCTGACCGCGACAGACCATTTTTTCAATTCGAACACGAACGGATCGTTGGCGCTGAACGCAGCAGAACTCTGTTCGCCATGAGCCATCGTCGCCATGCTCAGCAACTTACTGGCCAACGGATTCGAGCGATCTACCTGTTCCATCACGAAATGTAGATTCTGTTGGCTCATGCGACGCGGAATCGTTTGCCCAAACGAACGTTTGCTCAACGGCATCGCCACGCTGCGAGAATCATGGCACTGAATGCAGTTCTCAATTAGCGTCGGCTCCAGGTGACGTTTGTAAAAGCTGACCGTGCCGTCGGCCATCATGCGTGTTTCGCGATCGAGTTGCCGGTTGTTAACCCAAGCCGGTTTGCTACGCCTGGTCAGCGGCTTGGGCGCCGGTGCAACGTCTTCCTCAAAGTCAACCAGTTCGACCTCGCTGGCAACGTCCGGGCCACGTTGAGGCATTGGCTCAAGCCTGCGGACGGGTCGGCCTTCTTCGTCAATCGGAGTAGACGGAATGGTCGGGACTGCTGCGAATTCTGGCTTTCTGCCCGTTTCGATTTCAGGCAAGCTGCGAATCTGCAGGGCTTCGATTTCTTTTTGTTTCGCCAGCAGGGCTTCTTTTTCGATACGTGTGAATACGAGTTCCAGCTCCTGAGCCATCCGTGTCAGATGGCTCGCCTGATCTTCGAGATTTTCAATTTTTGCGACCAGGTCAATTTGCTGCTGAGCTTCGTCCAGCAAATCATGCTTCAGGCACCAGCGAAACAGGCTGATGTGGCTGTTTGCATCCGTCGGATCCACGCGACTCCACTTGTCCCAGTAGATATCGCTGATCGAATCCGCGACGAAGTTCACCCGGTCGGCGCCAATGATGATTCGACTGCCGTTTTGCATTTCGACCGTGTAGCGATCGTCGTCGAGCGAAATGTTGCCTTCAATGGTTTGGCCGTTTGTCAGGACCAGCCATTGGTTTTGAGCGAACAAGCCCGAGCAGGCGCACAGCGTCGCGACAAACGCGAAAAGTGCGCAGCATAAGTGTAGTTTTGGATGCTTTACCGGGAACTGCATGCGTGGACCGTAGAGAAATCACGACCTCGGGTCAACGCGAGTTGCAACCGGCCAAGAATCCCGGAGTTTACGGGCTTGGGGCAGTCTCGCATTCGCCGCAGAATGCCTGGTCTCAGCAGATTTGAGCGCCGTTTCGGCAGAGGTTGACCGCAAAGTTTTAGCCGGAGAACGAATAGATTCCCGCCGCGATCGCGATCGCTCCGACCGCGAAGCAGTACCATGAGAACCAGCGCAAATTGGCGGCTTTCACCAGCGAAATCATCCACGTGCAAGCCAGTAAACCGGTGATGAACGCCGCGCTGAAGCCAACGATCAAAGAAACCGGATCAACGCCCGCACTCCACAACTCGCCATCGAGCAAATCCTTCGCCATCTTTCCAAAGATCAGCGGCACCACCATCAAAAAGGAAAACCGGGCGGCTTTCGAACGGTCGATGCCCAGCAGCACGCAAGTCGAAATCGTGGCGCCGGAGCGGGAGATGCCTGGCAGAATCGCGATCGCCTGCGAGATGCCGACGATGAGGGCGCTCACAAAACCAACCGACTTGTCCGTGTTCTTTGCGCGATCCGCCAGCAGCAGAAGCACGCCGGTCACCAGCAACATGCATCCGACCAGCAACATGTTCTTGGTGAACAGGTCGTCGATCTCCTCTTCGAACGCCATTCCAACGAAAGCCGCCGGGATCATCGAAAGGATGATCTTCAGAGTGAACTCCGAGTGCTCGTTGTACTTGAACTGGAAAAGTCCTTTGAGGATTTCGCCGACTTCTTTGCGGAAAACAACTACCGTGCTGATCGCGGTTGCAAAGTGCAGAACGACCGTCATCAGAATCGACGCTTCGCCGACGGCTTTGTCGCCAAGCAACGCTCGAACGATCTCGATGTGGCCGCTGCTACTGACAGGAAGGAATTCGGTCAGCCCTTGAACGATTCCGAGAACGGCGGCTTTAATGATTTCAGTCATCTAATTCAGGTCACGTCGGAGCGTTTGGGATCGACGGAGGGTTGGGGATCGAAACGGGGCAAAAGTTTGGCGAAGCGTACTTTGTTTGGGAGTGACTCGAAAGGGAAACTTCCAGAAAATCAAGCTTGGCTTTATGATAGCCGAACCAACAGGCATGTCTCGGCCAGACGTTGCCAAACCACCATTTGCCAAGAGAATCCCGACCGGAATCGTCATGATCGCCAAAACGCCACGCACTCTGTTCGAAAAAATCTGGGACCAGCACGTCGTGCACCACGAACCGGGCAAGCAAACGATGCTGTATATCGATTTGCATTTGGTCCACGAAGTCACCAGTCCGCAGGCGTTTGAAGGTCTCCGCGTTGCCGGCCGAAAAGTCCGTCGTCCCGATTTGACGGTTGCCACGGAAGACCACAACGTGCCGACGATCGATCGACATCTTCCAATTGTCGATCTGATTTCGCGTAAGCAGATTGATACGCTGCGGCAGAACTGCAAAGACTTCGGCGTACGACTTTACGACCTCGACAGCCCCAAACAGGGCATCGTCCACGTGATCGGCCCAGAGCTTGGATTGACTCAGCCCGGAATGACGATCGTCTGCGGCGACTCGCATACTTCGACGCACGGCGCGTTCGGAGCGTTGGCTTTCGGGATCGGAACCAGCGAAGTCGAACACGTGTTGGCAACGCAAACGTTGTTGCAGACTCGACCGAAAACGATGGAGGCTCGCTTCGACAATACGCTTGCTCCCGGAGTCACCAGTAAGGACCTGATTCTGTTTCTGATTGGACAGATTTCGACCTCCGGCGGAACAGGCTATGTGCTGGAGTACACCGGCGAGGCGATTCGTGCATTGTCGATGGAGCAGCGGATGACGATCTGCAATATGTCGATCGAAGGCGGAGCCCGAGCCGGATTGATCGCTCCTGACGAAACGACGATCGACTACATTCGCGGCAAAGAATTCGCACCCGCGGACTTCGATGTCGTCGCGGAAAAATGGCGGAAGCTGCCGACGGACGAAGGTGCGGCTTATGATCGCGTCGAGATTTTTGACGCGTCGAAGATTGCCCCACAAGTCACGTGGGGAACGAACCCGGGTCAGGTGATTGGCGTCGACGGCGTGGTGCCGAATCCGGCTGACTTCGATGATGCCGTCGTGGCCCAATCGGCACAGTTGGCGATCGAGTACATGAACCTCACGCCCGGTCAGAAGATCGTGGACATTGAAATCGATCGCGTGTTTATCGGTTCGTGTACGAATTCGCGAATCGAAGATCTTCGCGAAGCCGCAGCGACGATTGCGGGCCGCAAAGTTTCTGACAAAGTCGACGCGATGGTGGTGCCTGGCAGCGGGCAAGTCAAATTGCAGGCGGAAGCAGAAGGCCTGGACAAGGTGTTTCTCGAAGCCGGATTTGAATGGCGAGAGGCCGGTTGCAGCATGTGTCTGGCGATGAATCCAGACAAACTGGAGCCCGGTCAGCGATGTGCTTCGACGAGCAATCGTAACTTCGAGGGGCGTCAGGGACGCGGAGGATTGACGCATTTGGTCTCGCCGGCGATGGCGGCAGC is part of the Mariniblastus fucicola genome and harbors:
- a CDS encoding undecaprenyl-diphosphate phosphatase; the encoded protein is MTEIIKAAVLGIVQGLTEFLPVSSSGHIEIVRALLGDKAVGEASILMTVVLHFATAISTVVVFRKEVGEILKGLFQFKYNEHSEFTLKIILSMIPAAFVGMAFEEEIDDLFTKNMLLVGCMLLVTGVLLLLADRAKNTDKSVGFVSALIVGISQAIAILPGISRSGATISTCVLLGIDRSKAARFSFLMVVPLIFGKMAKDLLDGELWSAGVDPVSLIVGFSAAFITGLLACTWMISLVKAANLRWFSWYCFAVGAIAIAAGIYSFSG
- the leuC gene encoding 3-isopropylmalate dehydratase large subunit, translating into MIAKTPRTLFEKIWDQHVVHHEPGKQTMLYIDLHLVHEVTSPQAFEGLRVAGRKVRRPDLTVATEDHNVPTIDRHLPIVDLISRKQIDTLRQNCKDFGVRLYDLDSPKQGIVHVIGPELGLTQPGMTIVCGDSHTSTHGAFGALAFGIGTSEVEHVLATQTLLQTRPKTMEARFDNTLAPGVTSKDLILFLIGQISTSGGTGYVLEYTGEAIRALSMEQRMTICNMSIEGGARAGLIAPDETTIDYIRGKEFAPADFDVVAEKWRKLPTDEGAAYDRVEIFDASKIAPQVTWGTNPGQVIGVDGVVPNPADFDDAVVAQSAQLAIEYMNLTPGQKIVDIEIDRVFIGSCTNSRIEDLREAAATIAGRKVSDKVDAMVVPGSGQVKLQAEAEGLDKVFLEAGFEWREAGCSMCLAMNPDKLEPGQRCASTSNRNFEGRQGRGGLTHLVSPAMAAAAAIEGHFVDVRS